A genomic segment from Vicinamibacterales bacterium encodes:
- the folP gene encoding dihydropteroate synthase has translation MNSSKDAPLIPRKAYDVPLANEGVLRLGSRTLIMGVVNVTPDSFSGDGHTDPAQAIAKGLALVDAGADILDVGGESTRPGATPLDAETEERRVGPVIEALVNQTNVPISVDTYKAGVARAALNCGASLVNDVSGLRYDPNLAGEVVVRRAGLILSHTRGRSSDMYSQASYKAVAEEIITELEWSLEAASDAGIPREHVIVDPGLGFAKRAEHSMAVLGQLDRFRLLGRPILVGPSRKSFFTAVLGDVPPDEREWGTAGAVAASVLLGAHVVRVHGVREMVDVVRVADSIRMHREGIGFTAADQS, from the coding sequence TTGAATTCTTCAAAAGACGCGCCGTTGATACCGAGAAAAGCCTACGATGTTCCGCTTGCGAATGAGGGTGTTCTTCGTCTTGGTTCCCGCACGCTAATTATGGGCGTCGTTAACGTGACGCCGGACTCTTTTTCGGGCGACGGTCATACTGACCCTGCTCAGGCGATTGCGAAAGGGCTTGCCTTGGTTGATGCTGGTGCCGATATCTTGGACGTTGGTGGAGAGTCGACTCGGCCGGGTGCAACGCCACTTGACGCGGAGACAGAGGAGCGTCGCGTTGGGCCTGTGATTGAGGCGTTGGTAAACCAAACTAATGTTCCTATTTCAGTTGATACTTACAAAGCGGGTGTAGCGCGGGCTGCCCTGAATTGTGGGGCTTCGCTAGTCAATGACGTTAGTGGGCTAAGGTATGATCCGAACCTAGCTGGGGAAGTGGTGGTGCGACGAGCTGGACTAATTTTGTCCCATACACGGGGTCGTTCGAGCGACATGTACAGCCAAGCCAGCTACAAAGCAGTAGCCGAGGAAATTATTACGGAATTAGAGTGGAGCCTAGAAGCTGCTTCCGATGCAGGAATTCCTAGGGAACACGTGATCGTGGACCCTGGACTCGGTTTCGCCAAGCGCGCCGAGCACAGTATGGCCGTACTTGGCCAACTCGACCGGTTTCGTTTACTTGGTCGTCCGATTCTTGTGGGTCCTTCTAGGAAGTCCTTTTTCACGGCTGTGCTTGGAGACGTCCCGCCGGACGAGAGGGAATGGGGCACAGCTGGCGCTGTTGCAGCGAGTGTGTTGTTGGGAGCCCATGTGGTTCGCGTACACGGTGTTCGTGAAATGGTAGACGTTGTGCGTGTCGCGGACTCGATTCGGATGCATAGGGAAGGCATCGGCTTTACTGCGGCCGATCAATCTTGA
- the cdaA gene encoding diadenylate cyclase CdaA, with the protein MIDSLSALAGRVPGSLWDIIDIAIVAFLIYEFLKLIRGTRAAQMALGITLIVALFYVSRLAPLQTVNWLIRNMVGYVVFAGIVLFQADIRRALAHFGRGPFFRHLARDGDDDTIEEIVVAAAQLAAQRVGALVVLERAIGLRSHIESGIRLDAALTYDLLISIFQSTSPLHDGAVVIQEDRVTAAACFLPLTVNPRLGRELGTRHRAAIGVSEESDAVAVVVSEETGQISLSLGGRIERDLRPDELRKRLQALVMRSQSGWEPVANLQ; encoded by the coding sequence ATGATCGACTCACTGTCAGCGTTGGCGGGGCGGGTGCCGGGTAGCCTATGGGACATTATCGACATAGCGATCGTTGCCTTTCTCATCTATGAATTCCTGAAACTGATCCGGGGCACTCGTGCTGCGCAGATGGCCCTGGGGATCACTTTGATAGTGGCCTTGTTTTACGTTTCCCGCTTGGCTCCGTTGCAAACGGTCAACTGGTTGATTCGCAACATGGTGGGCTATGTGGTGTTCGCTGGAATTGTGCTATTCCAGGCGGATATACGGCGAGCCCTTGCTCACTTCGGGCGCGGACCGTTCTTTCGGCATCTCGCGCGTGACGGCGATGACGACACCATCGAAGAAATTGTTGTTGCAGCGGCGCAATTGGCTGCGCAACGTGTTGGTGCACTTGTAGTGCTGGAGCGCGCCATCGGTTTACGCAGTCACATTGAAAGTGGCATTCGGCTTGACGCGGCGCTGACCTACGATCTCTTAATTAGCATCTTCCAATCGACCTCACCGTTGCATGATGGCGCAGTAGTCATCCAGGAAGATCGCGTTACTGCCGCAGCCTGCTTTTTACCGCTAACGGTCAACCCACGGCTCGGACGAGAACTTGGTACGCGGCATCGGGCAGCAATAGGGGTATCCGAGGAGAGTGACGCTGTTGCGGTTGTTGTTTCCGAGGAGACAGGACAGATTTCGCTTTCGCTCGGAGGTCGGATCGAAAGAGATCTTAGGCCTGATGAACTGCGAAAGCGGCTACAGGCCCTCGTCATGCGCTCGCAATCCGGATGGGAGCCGGTCGCAAATCTGCAATGA
- a CDS encoding CdaR family protein, with translation MIVRIFRYLGLKLVALGLAILLWFAVAGEPFVERGLRAPLEFQNIPEGFALLGEVPSTVDVRLRGASALLGGLNSSDVVAVVDLGSAKSGRRLFHLSPDEVRVPFGVEVAQVSPSTIPLALDRTGRRFVPIVPVIEGNPAPGYVVGEVSSLPKSAEVVGPMSQLTELEEIITEPVLITDATETIEILVGVGVSDGALYLPEASPTQVTVEIRPADPQRVSRRVTLVLRNLAASLHVSQDPPIVTVWAQGPRAALDGFRGELVDAWVDLTGLNAGHHTLPVQVELGPELVVDEIDPAVVQIEIR, from the coding sequence ATGATTGTAAGAATCTTTCGTTACCTCGGCTTAAAACTAGTGGCCCTAGGCTTGGCAATTCTGCTCTGGTTCGCTGTGGCGGGCGAGCCGTTCGTCGAACGTGGATTACGAGCACCACTAGAATTTCAAAATATTCCCGAAGGCTTTGCGCTGTTGGGGGAGGTGCCGAGTACAGTCGATGTTCGGTTGCGTGGTGCGTCGGCACTACTCGGTGGTTTGAATTCGAGCGACGTAGTTGCTGTAGTGGATCTTGGTTCAGCGAAGTCGGGGCGCCGACTTTTTCACTTATCGCCGGACGAAGTCCGTGTTCCGTTTGGAGTGGAGGTGGCACAAGTCTCACCATCCACGATCCCACTAGCACTCGATCGGACGGGTCGACGCTTCGTTCCGATCGTACCAGTGATTGAGGGAAACCCGGCCCCGGGCTACGTTGTGGGCGAAGTTTCTTCCCTGCCAAAGAGCGCGGAAGTTGTAGGGCCAATGAGCCAGCTGACTGAGCTTGAGGAAATCATCACCGAGCCAGTATTAATTACGGATGCGACTGAAACCATTGAAATCCTAGTCGGCGTGGGGGTTTCAGACGGAGCGTTGTATCTCCCGGAAGCTAGTCCGACCCAAGTGACCGTTGAAATTAGGCCGGCGGATCCGCAACGGGTAAGTCGCCGAGTCACGTTAGTTTTGAGGAACCTAGCCGCCAGCCTGCATGTTAGCCAGGACCCACCGATTGTCACCGTATGGGCCCAGGGACCCCGGGCGGCGCTCGACGGGTTTCGGGGTGAACTAGTTGACGCTTGGGTTGATCTTACCGGTCTCAACGCGGGTCACCACACTCTGCCGGTTCAAGTTGAGCTAGGTCCAGAGCTCGTCGTGGACGAGATCGACCCGGCTGTTGTTCAAATAGAAATTCGTTGA
- the glmM gene encoding phosphoglucosamine mutase: MTQRLFGTDGIRGAAGKFPLDGPTVIRIGAALMRSLDQNHLEKSVVIGRDTRESSQWIEHALAVGAAAEGARVTSIGVAPTPAVAFLTASGGFDAGVVISASHNPYGDNGIKIFTAGGIKLNEQRETALAKIVRDDSWSTPDAGSAPVVDSELLSLYLQHIRSVLPNPTGLGPMRLAVDCANGATVGVAPRLFGELGFEVITTGCEPNGRNINDGCGSTHPEHLSQFVKARECPMGVALDGDGDRAIFVDGRGHILDGDKVLFVCAKHLQSENRLRGDAVVATEMSNVGLKISLEDLGITLVRCAVGDKYVMETLTEQKLALGGEQSGHIIFPDILPTGDGLLTTLMILQAMTATGRELDSLAEELMVYPQVLVNVRVREKTNLETLPDVAGVIAEVEQRVVEQRGRLFVRYSGTEPVLRIMLEGRDQSKIKHWAEKIAEVVERRLG; this comes from the coding sequence ATGACTCAGCGCTTGTTTGGCACCGACGGTATCCGTGGCGCAGCCGGAAAGTTTCCGCTGGATGGGCCGACGGTGATCCGGATCGGTGCCGCCCTAATGCGTTCTTTAGACCAGAACCATCTGGAAAAATCGGTTGTTATCGGTCGCGATACCCGCGAGTCAAGTCAATGGATTGAGCATGCTCTAGCAGTTGGCGCAGCGGCTGAGGGGGCTCGTGTTACGAGCATCGGTGTTGCACCGACGCCTGCGGTAGCTTTTCTTACAGCGTCAGGCGGATTCGATGCAGGGGTCGTGATTTCAGCCTCCCACAATCCCTATGGAGACAACGGGATAAAGATATTCACGGCGGGCGGTATCAAGCTCAACGAACAGCGTGAAACGGCACTGGCCAAGATCGTCCGCGACGATTCTTGGTCTACCCCTGACGCTGGGAGTGCCCCCGTTGTCGATTCAGAACTTCTTAGTTTGTATCTTCAGCACATCCGTTCAGTGCTGCCTAACCCGACCGGACTTGGGCCGATGCGCTTGGCTGTAGACTGCGCCAACGGTGCTACGGTAGGCGTCGCGCCGCGCTTGTTTGGCGAACTCGGTTTCGAAGTGATCACGACTGGTTGTGAACCGAATGGACGTAACATCAACGACGGATGCGGATCAACGCATCCCGAACACTTGTCACAATTCGTCAAGGCACGAGAATGTCCAATGGGCGTTGCCCTTGATGGTGACGGCGATCGCGCTATTTTTGTTGATGGTCGCGGCCATATCCTTGATGGCGATAAGGTGTTATTTGTCTGCGCGAAACATTTACAGTCTGAAAATCGATTACGGGGCGACGCGGTTGTTGCAACTGAAATGAGCAACGTGGGATTAAAAATCTCCTTGGAAGACTTGGGGATCACCCTTGTCCGTTGTGCGGTCGGTGACAAATACGTCATGGAGACGCTAACGGAGCAGAAGTTAGCACTCGGTGGAGAGCAATCGGGTCACATTATCTTTCCCGATATCCTTCCGACTGGTGACGGACTCCTGACGACGCTGATGATATTGCAAGCGATGACGGCGACTGGACGCGAGCTTGACTCGTTGGCCGAGGAATTGATGGTTTATCCGCAGGTTCTGGTCAACGTTCGCGTGCGCGAGAAGACGAATCTCGAAACACTCCCGGATGTTGCTGGGGTCATCGCTGAGGTTGAACAGCGGGTGGTTGAGCAGAGGGGACGCCTCTTCGTACGGTATTCAGGCACCGAACCAGTGCTGAGGATTATGCTTGAGGGTCGAGACCAGTCCAAGATTAAACACTGGGCTGAGAAAATTGCAGAGGTCGTGGAACGGCGGCTGGGTTAA
- a CDS encoding tetratricopeptide repeat protein: MKREALVLLASGTLFGLIVGWVLGSQEPAGPSEPPAVVTQAEGAGSAVEGATPPPLDEARVRELMAEAERDPRDVVTRTMLANLYFATDRFREAITWYEASLALNPDDVNVSTDLGVSYYYTNQPDRALEQFMYSLEVEPEHVKTILNLGIVRAFGKQDLAGAAEAWDRVIAIAPDSPEGLAAQQALESLRSAHAGDVGTTGS; the protein is encoded by the coding sequence ATGAAACGTGAAGCGCTCGTCCTGCTTGCTTCGGGCACTTTGTTCGGATTGATCGTTGGTTGGGTGCTGGGTAGCCAGGAACCGGCTGGGCCCTCAGAGCCACCAGCGGTTGTTACCCAGGCCGAAGGCGCGGGTAGTGCCGTTGAAGGTGCAACCCCTCCTCCCTTGGATGAAGCGCGCGTAAGGGAACTCATGGCCGAAGCAGAGCGTGATCCCCGTGACGTTGTGACCCGGACAATGCTTGCCAACCTCTACTTTGCTACAGATCGATTTCGGGAAGCCATTACGTGGTATGAGGCGTCCCTCGCGCTCAATCCGGACGATGTGAATGTGAGTACCGACCTAGGCGTTAGCTATTACTATACAAACCAGCCTGACCGCGCGCTTGAGCAATTCATGTATTCACTCGAGGTCGAACCAGAGCATGTTAAGACGATCCTGAATCTTGGTATCGTCCGCGCTTTTGGTAAGCAGGATCTAGCTGGGGCGGCCGAGGCTTGGGATCGTGTGATAGCGATTGCGCCAGACAGTCCTGAGGGTCTGGCAGCGCAGCAGGCCTTGGAGAGTCTACGCTCGGCCCACGCCGGTGACGTGGGCACGACTGGATCGTAA
- a CDS encoding D-glycerate dehydrogenase — MPPSILLTSRVPSSVLTRLKTVGQVELVTDHLTPAALQERVPGKRALVCVTTDRIDSAVINAGCDLKIIANIAVGYDNIDLAAAAGRGISVTNTPGVLTEAVAELTWGMILSVTRRMVEGDRLIRQKAWKGWALDFMLGMELSGKQLGIIGPGRIGRAVAARAPAFGMEVVFASRSRETVVASEKALVPLDELLVTSDIVSLHVPLKPETRHLINRQTLARMKRSAYLINTARGPVVDEEALNWALDERLIAGVALDVFEREPEVHPGLLQRSNVVLVPHLGSATHETRVAMADLAARNVEAVLQGRPPLTPVVQADTKP, encoded by the coding sequence ATGCCACCTTCAATACTCCTCACAAGCCGCGTGCCATCTTCGGTGCTGACGCGACTTAAGACGGTCGGTCAGGTTGAGTTGGTGACGGATCATCTAACGCCCGCAGCGTTACAGGAGCGCGTGCCAGGAAAGCGTGCGCTTGTATGCGTAACCACCGATCGCATTGACTCAGCAGTCATAAATGCTGGCTGTGACCTCAAGATTATTGCAAACATTGCTGTTGGCTACGACAACATCGACTTAGCGGCGGCAGCAGGCCGAGGTATATCTGTCACGAATACACCGGGGGTGCTAACGGAAGCAGTAGCCGAGCTAACTTGGGGAATGATCCTGTCGGTCACGCGGCGGATGGTTGAAGGGGATAGGCTGATCAGGCAGAAAGCTTGGAAGGGTTGGGCGCTCGATTTCATGCTTGGGATGGAGCTTAGCGGTAAACAGTTAGGGATTATCGGTCCAGGCCGGATCGGTCGCGCAGTGGCGGCGCGAGCCCCAGCATTCGGGATGGAGGTTGTTTTTGCGAGTCGTTCCCGAGAGACTGTTGTAGCGAGCGAAAAGGCTTTGGTGCCGCTTGATGAACTTCTAGTCACATCAGATATTGTTTCGTTGCACGTTCCACTGAAGCCAGAGACTCGACACTTGATCAACCGCCAAACGCTGGCGCGCATGAAGCGGTCTGCCTATCTGATTAACACGGCTCGGGGGCCAGTGGTTGATGAGGAGGCGCTCAATTGGGCTCTCGACGAACGCCTAATTGCCGGCGTTGCACTTGATGTATTTGAAAGAGAGCCCGAGGTGCATCCGGGATTGTTACAGCGTTCGAACGTCGTGTTAGTGCCTCATTTGGGGAGCGCAACCCACGAAACACGCGTGGCGATGGCGGACTTGGCCGCACGAAACGTTGAAGCAGTTCTTCAGGGCCGACCGCCATTAACCCCGGTTGTGCAGGCGGACACTAAGCCGTGA
- the nth gene encoding endonuclease III produces the protein MSKVRPASRAKLRRRSPVASILRQLGQAIQQLEVPAMEKIADGNVDEAFRVLVGTMLSAQTKDAVTLAASTRLFEVATTPTVLAQLSVHRIERLIYPVSFYRHKAKHVKATSRLLLSQHGGKVPTTMGELLGLPGVGRKTANLVLTLAYKSTSNICVDTHVHRISNRLGWVKTKTPEQTEQALYEVVPRRWWPRVNQFLVTWGQNVCRPVYPVCERCAIEDACPRLGVTRIGR, from the coding sequence GTGAGTAAAGTGCGTCCGGCATCTCGAGCAAAATTACGCCGTCGGTCACCTGTAGCGTCCATACTCCGCCAGTTGGGACAAGCGATTCAACAGCTGGAGGTGCCGGCGATGGAAAAAATTGCTGACGGTAATGTAGACGAGGCGTTTCGGGTCCTTGTCGGAACGATGCTTTCGGCCCAGACGAAGGATGCGGTGACTCTGGCCGCGTCTACCCGACTATTTGAAGTTGCGACGACCCCAACTGTACTTGCTCAATTATCCGTGCACCGGATCGAACGGCTGATTTACCCTGTGAGTTTCTATCGCCATAAAGCCAAGCACGTCAAGGCCACGAGCCGGCTACTTCTGTCACAACACGGTGGCAAGGTTCCGACGACGATGGGAGAGTTGCTCGGCCTGCCAGGTGTTGGACGCAAGACTGCTAATCTGGTGTTGACCTTGGCTTACAAGAGTACTAGCAACATCTGCGTAGATACTCATGTCCACCGGATTTCCAACCGGCTTGGCTGGGTGAAAACCAAGACGCCCGAACAGACCGAACAAGCACTGTATGAAGTTGTCCCTCGGCGGTGGTGGCCACGGGTAAATCAATTCCTAGTCACGTGGGGACAGAACGTGTGTAGACCAGTCTATCCAGTCTGTGAGCGGTGTGCTATCGAAGATGCATGCCCTCGTCTCGGCGTGACACGAATCGGGCGATGA
- a CDS encoding ArsC/Spx/MgsR family protein has translation MFKRRALPKSKREAIALMTDNPKLIRRPVLIVGRHVAFGFDKARYTDLVKSSH, from the coding sequence GTGTTCAAACGCCGTGCTCTGCCGAAGTCGAAACGTGAGGCGATCGCTCTAATGACTGACAACCCAAAACTCATTCGCCGCCCGGTGCTGATCGTTGGGCGCCATGTCGCCTTCGGGTTCGACAAAGCGCGCTATACCGATCTCGTAAAGTCATCGCACTAG
- a CDS encoding radical SAM protein, with the protein MLTVNEIFHSIQGESTHAGRPCVFVRLTGCDLRCTWCDTAHAFFEGRKMSVNEVMSAIELYPCRLVELTGGEPLLQDDVYALIDRLLRKGWKVLVETGGHVPLERVPSSVVKIVDVKCPGSGEDEQHDWNNLQWLTEHDQVKFVLRDRIDYEFARNTVVERDLVAHCATVLMSPVHGLLAPETLAKWVLADGLQVRVQLQVHKYIWGADARGV; encoded by the coding sequence GTGCTGACCGTTAACGAGATTTTCCATTCAATTCAGGGTGAGTCGACGCATGCCGGTCGACCCTGCGTATTCGTTCGTCTCACAGGGTGCGACTTACGCTGTACTTGGTGCGATACTGCCCATGCTTTTTTCGAAGGCCGGAAGATGTCGGTAAATGAGGTCATGTCAGCCATTGAATTGTATCCGTGTCGTCTCGTAGAACTAACCGGGGGCGAACCGCTGTTACAGGACGACGTATATGCGTTGATCGACCGTTTACTCCGCAAGGGATGGAAAGTGCTAGTTGAAACCGGCGGGCACGTCCCATTAGAGCGCGTGCCATCATCCGTTGTTAAGATCGTGGATGTGAAGTGTCCGGGTAGTGGTGAGGACGAACAACACGACTGGAATAATCTCCAATGGTTAACGGAGCACGACCAAGTGAAGTTCGTTTTACGGGATCGAATAGATTACGAATTCGCGCGTAATACGGTTGTTGAACGCGACCTAGTAGCCCACTGTGCCACTGTTTTAATGTCTCCGGTGCATGGTTTGTTGGCTCCGGAGACACTTGCTAAGTGGGTATTGGCTGATGGACTTCAAGTACGCGTTCAACTGCAGGTGCACAAATATATTTGGGGTGCTGATGCTCGGGGAGTCTAA
- the queC gene encoding 7-cyano-7-deazaguanine synthase QueC translates to MNAVVLLSGGLDSYTAAAMIQQQGFSLHALTVRYGQQHEQELSAARAVARALRVDQHRELAVDLAAFGGSSLTGNGQIPKSNTTARPSDQSTAGIPSTYVPARNSVLLSLALAWAEAIGARDLVIGVNAVDYSGYPDCRQVFIDAFERLAAVATKAGVEGEAFTVHAPLIQLSKANIIRQGITLNLDYGLTHSCYDPKLDGQPCKTCDSCLLRARGFREVGLPDPALSLGLNA, encoded by the coding sequence ATGAATGCGGTTGTGTTATTGAGCGGAGGCCTAGATTCCTATACGGCAGCTGCGATGATCCAGCAGCAGGGATTCAGTCTGCACGCACTAACTGTGCGATATGGGCAGCAGCATGAGCAGGAATTGTCGGCCGCGCGAGCGGTCGCACGTGCCCTTCGCGTAGATCAGCACCGCGAACTTGCCGTTGATCTAGCAGCGTTTGGTGGTTCTTCGTTAACCGGTAACGGCCAGATTCCGAAATCAAACACGACGGCAAGACCTAGCGACCAATCCACTGCAGGTATTCCATCGACCTACGTGCCAGCCAGAAATAGCGTGCTTCTCTCGCTGGCACTGGCGTGGGCCGAGGCAATTGGCGCTCGCGATTTGGTCATCGGTGTGAACGCGGTTGACTATTCTGGCTACCCAGACTGCCGGCAGGTCTTCATTGATGCTTTTGAGCGTTTAGCGGCAGTGGCTACAAAAGCTGGTGTTGAAGGGGAAGCGTTCACTGTGCATGCACCGCTCATTCAACTGTCGAAGGCCAATATCATTCGTCAAGGGATCACATTGAATCTGGATTACGGGCTTACCCATAGTTGCTACGACCCGAAGCTTGATGGGCAGCCGTGCAAAACCTGCGATAGTTGTCTCCTGCGCGCTCGAGGCTTCCGCGAGGTCGGTCTACCCGACCCAGCGTTATCTCTGGGATTAAATGCATGA
- a CDS encoding DHHA1 domain-containing protein: MTERIYYTEPTKTTFEALVVAVESNGSQSTVELDKTVFYPSSGGQPHDTGVLGGARVVDVRELDAGRIGHVITGVVKESQVVTGMIDWPRRFDHMQQHSGQHVLSAVFDQRHSARTVGFHLGQEVSTIDLDRHLPVEAVAEAELDANEAVWRNHPVSIRFATGSEVAALPLRKEPVRSGDLRLIEIDGVDLSACGGTHVDRTGTIGLIAITGTERFRNGLRVSFVCGGRVLKEFRARGVTLDASAQLFSGNESDIPDQIATLQHTMKGLQHTHRTAEARLSVYEAAALAANAEEMPAWSSIVAAVEVSEAGALRMLVNALIAEPHRVAVLFSSVLPALVVVARSADVDLDARTILSQLIERFGGRGGGKSDLAQGGGLSGVPSELLDAARTILSEHR, from the coding sequence ATGACTGAACGGATCTACTACACCGAACCCACGAAGACCACTTTCGAGGCGCTGGTAGTTGCTGTTGAGTCTAATGGTTCACAGTCAACTGTCGAGCTTGATAAGACGGTGTTCTATCCAAGCTCAGGTGGGCAACCCCATGACACGGGTGTCTTGGGTGGCGCGCGCGTTGTCGATGTACGAGAGCTCGACGCGGGACGCATTGGTCACGTTATTACTGGTGTGGTAAAGGAGAGCCAGGTGGTGACCGGAATGATCGATTGGCCCAGACGTTTTGACCATATGCAGCAGCATTCAGGCCAACACGTTCTGTCAGCCGTGTTCGACCAGCGTCACAGTGCAAGAACGGTCGGATTTCATTTGGGTCAGGAGGTATCAACAATTGATCTCGACCGTCACCTGCCGGTCGAAGCGGTGGCAGAGGCTGAATTGGATGCCAACGAGGCGGTGTGGCGGAACCATCCGGTGAGCATCAGATTTGCCACTGGCTCCGAAGTGGCTGCTTTACCGTTGCGTAAGGAGCCTGTTAGGTCAGGTGATTTAAGACTAATCGAAATTGATGGCGTGGACCTTTCGGCATGCGGGGGAACCCACGTGGATCGCACCGGAACTATTGGGCTTATCGCTATTACAGGGACTGAACGGTTCCGGAACGGACTTAGAGTTTCTTTTGTATGCGGCGGAAGAGTTCTCAAGGAGTTTCGTGCCAGAGGAGTGACGTTAGATGCTAGTGCTCAATTATTTTCCGGAAATGAATCAGACATACCAGACCAGATTGCCACGCTGCAACACACTATGAAAGGTTTACAGCACACGCACCGTACGGCGGAAGCGCGGTTAAGCGTTTACGAAGCTGCTGCGCTGGCCGCTAACGCTGAAGAGATGCCCGCTTGGTCGTCAATCGTCGCGGCTGTGGAAGTATCGGAGGCTGGGGCGCTCAGAATGCTGGTTAACGCGCTGATTGCCGAACCACATCGCGTGGCGGTTCTATTTTCATCGGTGCTGCCGGCGCTGGTTGTTGTGGCCCGGTCGGCCGATGTGGATCTTGATGCGCGAACCATTCTCAGTCAACTGATCGAGCGTTTTGGAGGCCGTGGGGGAGGGAAGTCAGACCTAGCACAGGGCGGTGGACTTTCGGGCGTGCCCTCTGAACTCTTGGATGCGGCGCGCACCATTCTTTCCGAGCATCGATGA
- a CDS encoding DUF4340 domain-containing protein, which translates to MRSTLLLLTLAATLAAYAYFIEADRPSRIEAENAKDRVFNMESADLVELEVTASGDRTVLRKTDGIWNIIEPVRTKADGIEVSGITTGVSALEVERVVQDIADDLDRFGLADPTVEIAFKAEGEDRVIRLLLGNQTSTGGHLYAMRSDDPRVFLVDAYLQSSFDLTTFDLRDKAIVEFDRDDVDRLSLTTPAHTVKLVHADGVWHLEEPWKIRAASNTVNALLTKLDTARMQAVIETDGANLDDYGLAAPLISAVVGAGSTEATLLVGTNADSGNSYARDAARSLLFTVENSLVDDLTRSPEDYRQAELFTFNPTTTTRLEIEQPEARLVITKSEVTPFAWQRLEPLTGEVDQGTVSDLLTGLVSFRAERFTTSLENTGLDAPTATVTMFDGEREERVTFGRSADIIYALANRDAVASIIETAVFEEVMTAVATLSNNDEDLP; encoded by the coding sequence ATGCGTTCCACGTTACTGCTCTTGACCTTGGCTGCCACGCTCGCAGCCTACGCCTACTTCATCGAAGCCGATCGTCCCTCACGGATTGAAGCCGAAAACGCTAAGGACCGAGTATTCAACATGGAATCGGCAGACCTCGTAGAACTCGAAGTCACAGCATCCGGGGATCGGACCGTGCTGCGTAAGACCGACGGCATATGGAACATCATCGAGCCAGTCCGGACAAAAGCTGACGGAATCGAGGTCTCGGGTATCACCACCGGCGTGTCAGCACTTGAGGTCGAGCGAGTGGTCCAAGATATTGCAGACGATTTGGACCGATTTGGTTTGGCTGATCCAACGGTCGAAATCGCGTTCAAAGCTGAAGGGGAAGACAGAGTCATTCGACTCCTCCTCGGAAATCAAACTTCCACTGGTGGCCATCTGTACGCGATGCGCTCAGATGATCCCCGGGTATTCCTAGTTGACGCTTACCTTCAAAGCAGTTTCGATCTTACAACTTTCGATCTCCGTGATAAGGCGATTGTAGAGTTCGACCGCGATGACGTCGACCGCCTCAGTCTTACGACGCCGGCTCACACCGTCAAGCTGGTCCACGCTGATGGCGTCTGGCATCTCGAAGAACCCTGGAAGATACGAGCTGCATCGAACACTGTTAATGCTCTCTTAACGAAACTCGACACTGCACGCATGCAAGCGGTGATCGAGACAGACGGCGCTAACCTCGACGACTATGGCCTTGCCGCACCGCTTATTAGTGCGGTCGTCGGCGCCGGATCAACAGAAGCAACCTTGTTGGTAGGAACGAATGCTGATAGTGGGAACTCCTACGCACGAGACGCGGCTCGCTCACTACTCTTTACAGTCGAAAACTCTCTGGTGGATGATCTTACGCGGTCACCGGAAGATTACCGACAGGCAGAACTGTTTACCTTTAATCCAACAACTACAACTCGACTGGAAATTGAGCAACCTGAAGCCCGACTGGTGATAACAAAGAGCGAGGTGACTCCATTCGCGTGGCAAAGGCTCGAACCATTAACCGGCGAGGTCGATCAGGGGACTGTCTCTGATCTGTTAACAGGTCTAGTCAGTTTCCGTGCTGAGCGCTTCACCACTTCCCTCGAGAACACAGGTCTCGATGCGCCAACTGCAACTGTGACCATGTTCGATGGGGAACGGGAGGAACGTGTCACATTCGGCCGAAGCGCTGATATCATTTACGCTTTAGCTAACCGAGACGCAGTCGCATCGATCATTGAAACAGCCGTCTTTGAGGAAGTCATGACTGCCGTGGCCACACTGAGCAACAACGACGAGGACTTACCGTAG